One genomic window of Maribacter aquivivus includes the following:
- a CDS encoding VCBS repeat-containing protein, with protein sequence MKYSTFLILAFLTICGCNKDSKEQVSTEDESPLFEFVSSETSGINFNNQIEENFEHFYEFFNYVYNGAGVAVGDINNDGLSDIFFVGNEVENKLYLNKGDFKFEDITAKANIDQNKGWHNGVVMVDINGDNLLDIYVCRGGFRNKKEDRENLLFINQGDLTFKEDAASFGLNDNGYSIMASFFDADNDNDLDMYLTNRPEKFFQNYTQVLQGKANEDDIYRDKLYINDNGNYKEEGLNAGIKNNYGYGLGLATSDLNSDGKIDIYVSNDYLERDYAYINKGNNTFSDELTKRFNHVPFYAMGVDIVDFNNDGFEDIIQLEMLPEDYERSKTTMASMNTKLFSDMTTNGFHYQYMHNMLHLNRGNGIYSEISAYAGVEKTDWSWACLGSDFDNDGFNDLFITNGFKRDIWDKDTNAKIGQYMRSIEASKKTTQENVAYIVSQFKENKRANYIFKNNGDLTFTKKTKEWGIDKESFSNGAALGDLDNDGDLDIIVNNIDGPAFIYKNTAEDLENNYLKIKLDGPKNNPSGLGTKITLTYNNEIQYHEFKTVRGYLSSVEPVNHFGLGTTTIIDKIAIVWPDGKEQLLQHVKANQLININYLDAKSKITPEKISEPIFKDVTDSKFNSPFVHHENEYDDFKKQILLPHKLSQNGPCITVGDVNNDGIEDFYVGGAASQKAAIYVQDIKGEFLLLEQSAFETNVQNENVGAVFFDADGDLDLDLYVVSGGNEFSQNSPTLQDRLYLNNGAGNFELSDNLPKLTESGSCVVTLDFDKDGDLDLFVGGRLIPNSYPSAPNSFLLENNNGVFTDVTQKIAPELSKIGMVTSATWNDIDGDSTEELIIVGEWMPITIFKKRGQEFINATASFNLTKTSGWWNKIVATDIDKDGDTDFVIGNLGLNYKFKASVEKPFTIFANDFDRNGTNDIFLTKHYKDRLVPVRGKECSSQQLPEISRKFRTYQQFAKADIDDILPDIENALKYETQIFESIILENNNGELQIKALPKEAQFSVINGIIVDDFNKDDILDILIAGNKFEVEVETTRADASIGQLFIGTGKGSFNAVSYLESGILLPYNVKGIEKINIGNKTGILSAINDDKLRLFTEQ encoded by the coding sequence ATGAAATATTCTACTTTTTTAATCTTAGCATTCTTAACAATATGTGGTTGCAATAAAGATTCGAAAGAGCAAGTCTCAACTGAAGATGAAAGCCCATTATTTGAATTCGTTTCATCCGAAACAAGTGGAATAAATTTTAATAATCAAATTGAAGAAAATTTCGAACACTTTTATGAATTTTTCAATTATGTATATAACGGTGCAGGGGTTGCCGTTGGCGATATTAACAATGATGGCTTATCAGATATTTTTTTTGTTGGTAACGAAGTTGAAAATAAACTATACTTAAACAAAGGTGATTTTAAATTTGAAGATATCACCGCTAAGGCGAATATTGATCAAAATAAAGGATGGCATAACGGTGTAGTCATGGTCGATATCAATGGAGATAATCTATTAGATATTTATGTATGCCGAGGTGGATTTAGAAATAAAAAAGAAGACAGAGAAAATTTACTATTTATCAATCAAGGAGATTTGACCTTCAAAGAAGATGCAGCATCATTTGGTTTAAATGATAATGGCTACTCGATAATGGCTTCATTCTTTGATGCCGATAATGATAATGATTTAGACATGTACCTTACCAATAGACCTGAAAAATTCTTTCAAAACTACACTCAAGTACTACAAGGTAAAGCAAACGAAGATGATATCTATAGAGATAAATTATACATTAACGATAATGGTAATTATAAAGAAGAAGGGCTCAATGCCGGTATAAAAAATAATTACGGATACGGTTTAGGTTTGGCTACATCAGACTTAAATAGTGACGGTAAAATAGATATCTATGTTTCAAACGACTATTTAGAAAGAGATTATGCCTATATCAATAAAGGTAACAACACCTTTAGTGACGAATTAACCAAACGTTTTAATCATGTTCCATTTTACGCTATGGGTGTAGATATTGTAGATTTTAACAATGATGGTTTTGAAGATATCATTCAGTTAGAAATGCTACCAGAAGATTATGAGCGTTCAAAAACAACAATGGCTTCAATGAATACAAAATTATTCAGTGATATGACCACGAACGGTTTTCATTACCAATACATGCATAACATGCTCCATTTAAATAGAGGAAATGGTATCTATAGTGAGATTAGTGCGTATGCAGGTGTAGAAAAAACAGATTGGAGCTGGGCTTGCCTTGGCAGCGATTTTGACAATGATGGCTTCAATGATCTTTTCATCACCAATGGCTTTAAACGAGATATTTGGGATAAAGATACCAATGCTAAAATAGGTCAATATATGCGTAGTATTGAAGCCAGTAAAAAGACTACCCAGGAGAATGTAGCATACATTGTAAGTCAATTTAAAGAAAATAAAAGAGCAAACTACATCTTCAAAAACAATGGCGATTTAACGTTCACTAAGAAAACAAAAGAATGGGGCATTGATAAAGAAAGTTTCTCTAATGGTGCAGCTTTGGGTGATTTAGATAATGACGGCGATTTAGATATCATAGTCAATAATATAGATGGCCCTGCCTTTATTTATAAAAACACAGCTGAAGATTTAGAGAACAATTACTTGAAAATAAAATTAGACGGTCCTAAAAACAACCCGTCAGGTTTAGGAACAAAAATAACGTTAACCTATAATAATGAAATTCAGTACCATGAGTTTAAAACCGTAAGAGGATATTTATCTTCTGTTGAACCAGTCAATCATTTTGGTTTAGGAACAACCACAATTATAGATAAGATTGCTATTGTATGGCCAGACGGCAAAGAGCAGCTTTTACAGCATGTTAAGGCTAATCAATTAATTAATATAAACTATTTAGATGCCAAGAGTAAAATAACACCTGAAAAAATAAGTGAACCTATTTTTAAAGATGTCACCGATTCAAAGTTTAATTCACCCTTTGTTCATCATGAAAACGAATATGATGATTTTAAAAAACAGATTCTATTACCACATAAATTATCTCAAAATGGTCCATGTATAACTGTTGGTGATGTCAATAACGATGGTATAGAAGATTTTTATGTAGGTGGTGCCGCAAGCCAAAAAGCAGCGATATATGTACAAGATATAAAAGGTGAATTTTTATTACTAGAACAATCTGCTTTTGAAACAAACGTCCAAAACGAAAATGTTGGCGCAGTGTTTTTTGATGCAGATGGTGATCTTGATTTAGATTTGTATGTTGTAAGTGGCGGTAATGAATTTTCACAAAACTCCCCCACCCTACAAGATCGATTATACTTAAATAACGGTGCAGGTAATTTTGAATTATCTGACAATTTACCAAAGCTAACAGAGAGTGGTTCATGTGTTGTTACATTAGATTTTGATAAGGATGGTGATTTAGATCTCTTCGTTGGCGGTAGGCTGATTCCTAATTCTTACCCTAGCGCACCAAACAGCTTTTTGCTTGAAAATAATAATGGTGTTTTTACAGATGTAACGCAAAAAATAGCCCCTGAATTATCAAAGATAGGCATGGTTACTTCGGCTACTTGGAACGATATTGATGGTGATTCTACAGAAGAGCTTATTATTGTTGGTGAATGGATGCCTATTACCATTTTCAAAAAACGAGGTCAAGAATTCATCAATGCAACAGCATCATTTAATTTAACGAAAACAAGCGGTTGGTGGAACAAAATTGTTGCCACGGATATCGACAAAGACGGAGATACAGATTTTGTTATTGGCAACCTTGGTCTTAACTACAAATTTAAGGCTAGCGTTGAAAAACCATTTACCATTTTTGCAAATGATTTTGATCGTAATGGCACCAATGATATTTTTCTGACTAAACATTATAAAGATAGGCTTGTACCTGTGCGTGGCAAAGAATGTTCTTCTCAACAACTGCCAGAAATAAGCCGAAAATTTAGAACCTATCAACAATTTGCAAAAGCAGATATCGACGATATTTTACCAGATATTGAAAATGCCTTGAAATATGAAACTCAAATTTTTGAAAGCATCATATTAGAAAACAACAACGGTGAATTACAAATCAAAGCCTTACCAAAAGAAGCTCAGTTTTCGGTCATAAACGGCATTATTGTAGATGATTTTAACAAGGATGATATTCTTGATATTTTAATAGCGGGAAACAAGTTTGAAGTTGAAGTTGAAACTACAAGAGCAGATGCATCAATAGGTCAACTGTTTATTGGTACAGGCAAAGGAAGTTTCAATGCTGTAAGTTACTTGGAAAGTGGAATTTTACTTCCATACAATGTCAAAGGAATTGAAAAAATAAATATTGGTAATAAAACTGGAATTCTAAGTGCTATCAATGATGATAAACTTCGCCTTTTTACAGAACAATAA
- a CDS encoding PKD domain-containing protein → MKNKKYYSLWVLTLALVATFISCEEDGDVRDGIRDVSFKATAKNRNITEGGTITYIDSSSNVTSRLWTFVEGSIPTSDQATVDVNYPTGQSLNEEGKLPGYLTTLEVTHDDGTIEKGEFLVGVYKKVNVEFSASETEVIVGTASTFTAEVENLQSLFLESREDDLLEWTFEGGTPATSTSDNPIITYNTLGTYKVTLTAHRESPLSEDSKSVEGYITVVEPIPVVPEFTANAQVTGITSTVTYTDETSGAVDAWLWTFPGGLPATSTEQNPTVVYNELGSYDVTLEATRTGDNASETITKTDYITVDSNIVAGGNNDGESDDLSQWTAVFEDFVTDRSENLSVSNTIFAPSGGSGSILYSYNEAGPGVPGFTDINIDYLVEINVTEAGSYTVALDHFGDITGGAEYVFNLGFVNTENLGAFETPLRAFQGRFAADTWNTASATVNLPVGKYYVRLAIFNPGFSIGQNIDLYMDNVSVIKN, encoded by the coding sequence ATGAAAAATAAAAAATATTATAGCTTATGGGTTTTAACACTAGCACTTGTAGCAACATTTATAAGTTGTGAAGAAGATGGTGATGTTAGAGATGGCATAAGAGATGTGAGCTTTAAAGCCACAGCAAAAAACAGAAATATAACAGAAGGTGGTACTATAACCTATATTGATTCTTCATCTAATGTTACAAGTAGATTATGGACATTTGTAGAAGGTAGCATTCCTACTTCTGACCAAGCAACGGTAGATGTTAACTACCCTACTGGGCAAAGTTTAAATGAAGAAGGTAAGTTACCTGGCTATCTTACAACATTAGAAGTAACGCATGATGATGGTACTATTGAAAAGGGAGAGTTTTTAGTAGGTGTCTATAAAAAAGTCAATGTAGAATTTTCTGCCTCGGAAACAGAGGTAATCGTAGGAACTGCTTCAACATTTACTGCCGAAGTTGAAAATCTTCAATCTTTATTTTTAGAATCTAGAGAAGATGATCTTTTGGAATGGACATTTGAAGGAGGTACACCTGCCACATCAACTTCAGATAACCCAATTATAACATATAATACCTTAGGTACTTACAAAGTAACCTTAACCGCTCATAGAGAATCACCATTAAGTGAAGATTCTAAGAGTGTTGAAGGTTATATAACTGTAGTTGAACCAATTCCTGTAGTTCCTGAGTTTACTGCTAATGCTCAAGTAACAGGGATTACGTCAACAGTCACATATACAGATGAAACGTCTGGTGCAGTAGATGCGTGGTTATGGACATTTCCTGGTGGGTTACCAGCGACATCAACAGAACAAAACCCAACGGTTGTTTATAATGAATTAGGTAGCTACGATGTTACATTGGAAGCAACTAGAACTGGCGATAATGCCTCAGAGACTATAACTAAAACAGATTATATTACCGTAGATTCAAATATTGTTGCAGGAGGTAATAATGATGGTGAATCAGATGATTTATCGCAATGGACTGCAGTATTTGAAGATTTTGTAACAGACAGATCTGAAAATCTATCGGTATCGAATACCATATTTGCACCTAGCGGTGGATCTGGCAGTATTTTATATAGCTATAACGAAGCTGGTCCTGGCGTACCAGGATTTACTGACATCAATATTGATTATTTAGTTGAAATTAATGTTACCGAAGCTGGTTCTTATACTGTTGCATTAGACCATTTTGGCGACATTACAGGTGGTGCCGAATATGTCTTTAATTTAGGTTTCGTAAATACAGAAAACCTAGGCGCTTTTGAAACACCATTAAGAGCATTTCAAGGTAGATTTGCAGCAGATACTTGGAATACCGCATCTGCTACGGTAAATTTACCGGTAGGCAAATACTATGTAAGACTAGCTATATTCAATCCAGGGTTTAGTATAGGGCAAAATATTGATTTATATATGGACAATGTAAGTGTGATCAAAAATTAA
- a CDS encoding RagB/SusD family nutrient uptake outer membrane protein, translating to MKNYKKNYLKSFFLLGAILTITSCSESFLSEDPDTFVSPPLLLVNEAGAQTYLNGAYDAVQQSIAPTGGSNPAPWSIYWGTTAADEVVFPNWGGERKLIYLHQVTPTTGAINQAWVKYYESLNRINSVVDRVGAMSSDQIDSDLKNQYVAEAKFLRTTVNFALVSSWENIPLMKNEVITLENINVTQAAPSEVYDFMVADLISALPYLPTEQGGGRVTAGAANALLGKIYLQMTGFPLNQTDKFPLAEQALKKVMDSGVYDLLPDYASIFDLDNEQSQEMVFAISLDGPALGEGGLLGFFFGPQGSVQNGGGWGTCHINHSFADSYDIDTDVRMINNIARHNANNTDPETAVTDETSWTVGKNTWRGWKWHAESPNGYANDSPFDYPYIRYADVLLLYAEALNGQNKLTQGVIDNTVNRLRTRAGLSPAGMMTLGSQEDNATELLSERRKELCFEGWRRNDLIRFGKYKESISGITQGGPNAGDPITQYEDFEIRWPIPDAQMQLNPNLVQNPGY from the coding sequence ATGAAAAATTATAAAAAAAATTACTTAAAATCATTTTTCTTACTCGGAGCTATACTAACGATAACTTCTTGTAGTGAATCATTTTTATCAGAAGATCCAGATACATTTGTATCACCACCATTATTATTAGTTAATGAAGCTGGAGCACAAACATACCTTAACGGTGCGTATGATGCCGTACAACAATCAATAGCACCAACTGGTGGCAGCAACCCAGCACCTTGGTCCATTTATTGGGGTACAACAGCAGCTGACGAAGTAGTATTTCCTAACTGGGGCGGCGAGCGTAAATTAATTTACTTACATCAGGTTACGCCTACCACTGGGGCAATTAATCAAGCATGGGTTAAATACTATGAATCTTTAAATAGAATAAACAGTGTTGTTGACAGAGTTGGCGCAATGTCTTCTGATCAAATAGATAGTGATTTAAAAAACCAATATGTAGCCGAGGCAAAATTTCTTAGAACTACCGTTAATTTTGCTTTGGTAAGTTCATGGGAAAATATACCGTTAATGAAGAATGAGGTTATTACATTAGAAAATATTAATGTAACGCAAGCTGCTCCTTCAGAAGTATATGACTTTATGGTTGCAGATTTAATTTCTGCCCTACCATACTTACCTACCGAGCAGGGTGGTGGTCGTGTAACTGCTGGTGCCGCTAATGCATTACTTGGCAAAATTTATCTTCAAATGACCGGTTTTCCTTTAAACCAGACGGATAAATTTCCATTGGCAGAACAGGCTTTAAAAAAGGTTATGGACAGTGGTGTATATGATCTTTTACCAGATTATGCATCTATTTTCGATTTAGATAACGAACAAAGTCAAGAAATGGTTTTTGCCATTAGTCTTGACGGTCCTGCACTAGGTGAAGGTGGATTGTTAGGTTTCTTTTTTGGTCCACAAGGTAGTGTACAAAACGGCGGTGGCTGGGGAACATGTCACATTAACCACAGTTTTGCCGATAGCTATGATATTGATACTGATGTTCGTATGATCAACAACATAGCTAGACATAATGCCAATAATACAGACCCAGAGACTGCAGTAACAGATGAAACTTCATGGACTGTTGGCAAAAATACTTGGAGAGGCTGGAAATGGCATGCAGAAAGTCCAAATGGGTATGCAAATGATTCACCGTTCGATTATCCGTACATCAGGTATGCAGATGTTTTATTATTGTATGCAGAGGCTTTGAACGGTCAGAACAAATTGACCCAAGGTGTTATTGATAATACGGTAAATCGTTTAAGAACAAGAGCCGGACTTTCACCAGCAGGTATGATGACATTAGGTTCTCAAGAAGATAATGCCACCGAGTTATTGTCTGAAAGGAGAAAAGAATTGTGTTTTGAAGGTTGGAGACGTAATGATTTAATCAGATTTGGAAAATATAAAGAGTCTATCTCAGGCATTACCCAAGGAGGACCAAATGCTGGCGATCCTATTACTCAATATGAAGATTTTGAAATTAGATGGCCAATACCAGATGCTCAAATGCAATTAAACCCTAACCTAGTTCAAAACCCAGGTTACTAA